TGACCAACTTAATCCTTGAAAAGGACATTCCTGAAGGATTAGGTGCAATTAATGCTCCTGTATTTGCAAGTGATGTTATTTACGGTAAAAGAGAATTCTTCGATCTTGACAGATTTACTGAAATTGTACCAGAATTATGGTATGATGACCCAGAAATCGGTAAAAGAGCATGTACTACTGTACCATTATACGATGGTTTAGCAGTAGAAACTGGTCCTAGAGCAAGATTAGACAAATTCCAAGGCTACAAAGAAAAAGGTGTTGTAGCTCAACACTTAGCAAGAGCTCGTGAAATGAAAACTTACCTTTCCAGAGCAATTGCTCTCTTAGATGAATTAGACACTGCTGCTAATACCCTCGCAGATTTCGACCCAAGAGGAACCAACAAATTAGGTATCGGTGTAGTAGAAGCTCCTAGAGGAACTGATATTCACATGGCACAAGTAAAAGACGGAAAAACCGCTTTCTACAGTGCATTAGTACCAACTACTTGGAACATCCCAACTATGGGTCCTGCAACTGAAGGATTCCATCACGAATGGGGACCTCACGTAATCAGAGCTTACGACCCATGTTTATCTTGTGCAACTCACGTAATGGTAGTTGACGACGAAGATGGATCAGTTGTTAAAAACGAAATGGTGAGAATTTAATTTTATAGATTTTAATAGAGAGGAATAAAATGCCATATGATGCAGGAAGATTAGTTGTTGGATGCGGAAACGTATTGTTTAAAGATGATGGTTTCGGTCCAATGGTTATCCATGCTTTAGAAGATTATTTTAAAGAAAACGATATAGAAAAGCCTGAAGACACTCAGTTCATTGATGCAGGAACCGGTGCAACTCATTTCATTTTTTCCATGCCTGATGACAATTGGAAAAAAGTGATTGTAGTTGATGTAGTTGAATGGAATGCAGAACCAGGAACCCTTAAGATTTTCTCACCTTACGATATGCCTAAAGGCAAATATGAGAACGCTCATACTTGGCCTGTAGAAGAGCCACTACATGATTTAGTGGATATGGGCATTGAGGTAGTTATCGTAGGATGCAAACCGGCAGAAATCACTGCACCAGATGTTGATATGGGCTTAACAGAGCCAGTAGAGGCAGCTATTCCAAAAGCTATTGAAATGATATTAAATGAACTTTAAAGGGGTTTAGCAATGCTTGATGGATTAAAAAATAAATTAAGAAAATTTTTAGGCCTTGAAGCTAAACCGGACGCAGAAGATGATGAAGCAAAAGCTAAATTAAAACAAGAAATTAAAAGCGAAGTAGAAGCTCAATCAAAGCCGGCTGAAGAGGCAAAAAAAGCGGCTGATGCTGCAGCTGAAGAAGAGGCTAAAAAACAAGCAGAATCATCTGAGCAAATAAGTAAAGAATCTTCAACACAGGAGGTTGAAAAAGTGGCTGACAAACCAAAAATAGGATATATTCACATGAGTGGTTGTACTGGAGACGGTATGTCATTAACTGAAAACTATGACATTCTCTCAACCTTACTCACTGATATGGTGGACATTGTTTACGGAACAACTTTAGTAGATTTATGGGAAATGCCTGAAATGGATTTAGCATTAGTCGAAGGGTCTGTCTGTTTACAAGATGAACACAGTGTAAAAGAACTTATGGAAGTAAGAGAAAAATCAGGATTAGTTTGCGCATTTGGATCTTGTGCTATGACTGGTTGTTTCACCCGTTACGCACGTGGTGGACAATTAGCTCAACCA
The sequence above is a segment of the uncultured Methanobrevibacter sp. genome. Coding sequences within it:
- the frhA gene encoding coenzyme F420 hydrogenase subunit alpha, whose amino-acid sequence is MSDKIVISPTSRQEGHAELVMEIDDEGIVTKGRYFSITPVRGLEKMVTGKAPESAPVLCQRICGVCPVPHTMASVEAMDDSLDIEIPKAAALLRELTIASSNLNSHAIHHFLVAPDFVPEDLFKTAVDSVGTIRKTAQYVVDMVAGEGIHPSDVRIGGMARNLSELARKKLYTRMKALVPVVDNHVELMTNLILEKDIPEGLGAINAPVFASDVIYGKREFFDLDRFTEIVPELWYDDPEIGKRACTTVPLYDGLAVETGPRARLDKFQGYKEKGVVAQHLARAREMKTYLSRAIALLDELDTAANTLADFDPRGTNKLGIGVVEAPRGTDIHMAQVKDGKTAFYSALVPTTWNIPTMGPATEGFHHEWGPHVIRAYDPCLSCATHVMVVDDEDGSVVKNEMVRI
- the frhG gene encoding coenzyme F420 hydrogenase subunit gamma, whose protein sequence is MLDGLKNKLRKFLGLEAKPDAEDDEAKAKLKQEIKSEVEAQSKPAEEAKKAADAAAEEEAKKQAESSEQISKESSTQEVEKVADKPKIGYIHMSGCTGDGMSLTENYDILSTLLTDMVDIVYGTTLVDLWEMPEMDLALVEGSVCLQDEHSVKELMEVREKSGLVCAFGSCAMTGCFTRYARGGQLAQPKHESFVPISDLIKVDCAIPGCPASPEIIAKVVVALINGDMDYLQPMLDMAACNLACGCDLQTNVVSKALCCGCGTCVLACPTRALEMIEGRPSHNKNRCIKCGACTTHCPRTWFPAEQIKKDLGL
- the frhD gene encoding coenzyme F420-reducing hydrogenase, FrhD protein — protein: MPYDAGRLVVGCGNVLFKDDGFGPMVIHALEDYFKENDIEKPEDTQFIDAGTGATHFIFSMPDDNWKKVIVVDVVEWNAEPGTLKIFSPYDMPKGKYENAHTWPVEEPLHDLVDMGIEVVIVGCKPAEITAPDVDMGLTEPVEAAIPKAIEMILNEL